Proteins encoded by one window of Thermococcus sp. Bubb.Bath:
- a CDS encoding AI-2E family transporter: MRLKDGMKRKELVFWFVVVILVLYVSWRVIQPFVSALFFGMVLAYVFYPLHRRMKARVGNGPSAAVLTVTMVLLGLAFMGFTLLSSLNIVKSFYHDLGGILNWLTTLNLPHSIQSFFLNFRQQLMPRVSGYASSITFSVPMYILQLIIFISTFYYSLLYSDSMGRSILRMVPREQKGIVEEILSGADKTMNALVRAWLLLNVAKGFLMTLGYIIFGVSNIYTAIVAGLLTFLFSFVPLLEGWMLWVAAAIYLFESGSLLAALGISIYGAVLVSPLPDYTIRPMLVAKDADLDETLVFVGMTGGTLALGLKGLLLGPVVLSLGLVLLREWKNMQKRRASAGRALEQ, encoded by the coding sequence ATGAGACTCAAGGACGGGATGAAGAGGAAAGAACTCGTGTTCTGGTTTGTGGTGGTTATCCTTGTCCTGTACGTATCCTGGAGAGTTATTCAGCCGTTTGTAAGTGCCCTGTTCTTTGGAATGGTTCTTGCGTACGTGTTTTACCCTCTCCATCGCAGGATGAAGGCCCGCGTTGGAAACGGCCCCTCCGCAGCTGTCCTAACTGTCACGATGGTTCTGCTTGGCCTCGCCTTTATGGGATTCACCCTTCTCTCGTCCTTAAACATCGTGAAGAGCTTCTACCACGATTTGGGCGGGATTCTCAATTGGCTGACAACTCTCAACCTACCCCATTCTATTCAGAGCTTTTTCCTGAACTTCAGGCAGCAGCTCATGCCGAGGGTCTCAGGGTACGCTTCTTCCATTACGTTTTCAGTTCCCATGTACATCCTCCAGCTCATCATTTTCATCTCGACATTCTACTACTCCCTCCTGTACTCAGACTCAATGGGGAGGTCGATCCTCAGGATGGTGCCACGTGAGCAGAAGGGAATCGTTGAGGAGATACTCTCAGGGGCCGATAAGACAATGAACGCCCTTGTCAGGGCGTGGCTCCTCCTCAACGTTGCAAAGGGATTTTTGATGACGCTGGGATACATAATCTTTGGCGTCTCGAACATCTACACCGCCATCGTGGCGGGCCTGCTGACGTTCCTCTTCAGCTTCGTTCCCCTCTTAGAAGGTTGGATGCTCTGGGTTGCCGCTGCCATATACCTCTTTGAGTCGGGCAGTCTGTTGGCGGCCCTCGGCATCTCGATTTACGGCGCCGTTCTGGTCTCTCCCCTTCCTGACTACACCATTAGGCCCATGCTGGTGGCCAAGGACGCCGATCTGGATGAAACTCTCGTTTTTGTGGGGATGACCGGGGGGACGCTTGCCCTCGGCCTCAAGGGACTCCTTCTTGGGCCGGTAGTTCTCAGCCTGGGGCTCGTCCTGCTCAGAGAGTGGAAAAATATGCAGAAAAGGAGAGCATCAGCAGGTAGGGCCCTCGAGCAGTGA
- a CDS encoding DUF4152 family protein, which yields MRFVSADTGGGLLTEDYELVGLIATAAVLVEKPHRTASLSRVKYADPYNYDLSGRQAIRDEAYLAVELAKETKPDVVHLDSTIGRIEVRKLDEPTIDALTITDRGKEVWKDLAKDLQPLAKSFWEETGIEIVAIGKWSVPVRIAEIYSGIYTAKWAIEYAKENGKAIVGLPRYMKVEIRPGKIYGESLDPREGGLYGEIEAKTEGIGWELYPNPLFRRYMVLEVWRE from the coding sequence ATGAGGTTCGTTTCGGCAGATACCGGGGGAGGTCTCCTGACGGAGGACTACGAGCTCGTTGGTCTCATAGCGACGGCCGCAGTCCTAGTAGAGAAACCGCACAGAACCGCTTCCCTTAGCAGGGTGAAATATGCCGACCCTTACAACTATGACCTGAGCGGCCGGCAGGCGATAAGGGACGAGGCGTATCTGGCGGTGGAGCTGGCGAAGGAGACCAAGCCGGACGTGGTTCACCTCGACTCTACAATAGGGAGGATTGAGGTCAGAAAGCTCGATGAACCAACTATCGACGCCCTTACGATAACCGACCGTGGAAAGGAAGTGTGGAAGGACCTCGCGAAGGACCTTCAGCCCCTTGCAAAGAGCTTTTGGGAGGAAACAGGCATTGAGATTGTTGCAATAGGAAAGTGGAGCGTTCCGGTGAGGATAGCGGAGATATACTCCGGGATATATACAGCGAAGTGGGCGATAGAATACGCGAAGGAAAACGGAAAGGCCATCGTTGGACTGCCCAGGTACATGAAGGTTGAGATAAGACCCGGAAAAATATACGGCGAGAGTTTGGACCCGCGCGAGGGAGGCCTCTACGGAGAAATCGAGGCAAAAACAGAGGGAATTGGCTGGGAGCTCTATCCAAACCCCTTATTCCGCAGGTACATGGTGCTTGAGGTGTGGAGGGAGTAG
- the iorA gene encoding indolepyruvate ferredoxin oxidoreductase subunit alpha, with the protein METVKNAPSNVSLGASTKKERKLLMGNEAIAYGALESGVAFATGYPGTPSTEVVETIAHLKPEVFAEWAPNEKVALEEGAGVAYTGLRALVTMKCVGLNVAADPLMSLAYSGVEGGMVILVADDPGPHTSQTEQDDRYYGKISLLPVLEPADPQEAHDLIKYAYELSERYKVPIIFRTTTRVNHTTADVEVGEFVELDREPVFKKDIERYVRASMEGNRKRHKWLNETLRKIEEEFNEMPFNWVEGKEDAKIGIIVEGAPYNYVREVLPEVGADFKILKLSTPHPLPKKLVVEFLKSVDEVIVIEDGAPFLEEEVKIAAYEAGLNVPIYGKRTGHLPLEGELTPSLVKNTLLSLIGEEGEEYIKPEEVAYAESLAPKRPPVMCPGCPHRGSYRAALDALRDLKLGRYKVPIHGDIGCYALSLLPPLEAIWTEYVMGASISLANGQSVVMDKKIIATIGDSTFFHNGIQPLIDAVYKNLNVLVMILDNRTTAMTGHQPHPGTGGSETGRKFNEIDIEALVKALGVKYVKTVDPYDLKATREAIKEAMQIEGPAVIIARRECVIPVIRRGEIGEKPIVIEDKCTGCKACILLTGCPALVYDPETKKVRIDELLCTGCGVCNQTCPFDAIKFPSELKEEN; encoded by the coding sequence GTGGAGACTGTGAAGAACGCTCCTTCTAACGTTTCACTTGGGGCATCGACTAAAAAAGAGAGGAAGCTCCTAATGGGCAACGAGGCTATAGCCTACGGCGCGCTTGAGAGCGGCGTTGCCTTTGCTACCGGTTACCCGGGAACCCCCTCAACTGAAGTCGTGGAGACCATAGCGCACCTCAAACCTGAAGTTTTCGCGGAGTGGGCGCCGAACGAGAAGGTTGCACTGGAGGAAGGGGCAGGTGTTGCCTACACTGGCCTTAGGGCCCTCGTCACAATGAAATGCGTTGGTCTCAATGTCGCCGCTGACCCGCTCATGAGCCTCGCCTACTCCGGCGTTGAAGGCGGAATGGTCATCCTCGTCGCGGACGACCCCGGACCGCATACGAGCCAGACAGAGCAGGACGACCGCTACTACGGCAAGATCTCTCTCCTCCCGGTTCTTGAGCCCGCCGACCCGCAGGAGGCCCACGACCTCATAAAGTATGCCTACGAGCTGAGCGAGAGGTACAAGGTCCCGATAATTTTCCGCACGACGACGAGGGTCAATCACACCACTGCCGACGTCGAGGTCGGCGAGTTCGTTGAGCTGGACAGGGAGCCTGTCTTCAAGAAGGACATTGAACGGTACGTGAGGGCCAGCATGGAGGGCAACAGAAAGAGGCACAAGTGGCTCAACGAGACGCTAAGGAAGATCGAGGAAGAGTTCAACGAGATGCCCTTCAACTGGGTCGAAGGGAAGGAAGATGCCAAGATTGGGATAATTGTTGAGGGAGCACCCTACAACTACGTGCGTGAGGTCCTGCCTGAGGTCGGTGCCGACTTCAAGATTCTCAAGCTTTCAACTCCCCACCCACTCCCGAAGAAGCTTGTGGTAGAGTTCCTCAAGAGTGTCGATGAGGTCATAGTAATCGAAGACGGCGCCCCGTTCCTGGAGGAGGAGGTCAAGATAGCGGCCTATGAGGCCGGATTGAACGTGCCGATATACGGCAAGAGAACCGGTCATCTGCCGCTTGAGGGCGAGCTAACGCCTTCCCTCGTGAAGAACACCCTTCTCAGTCTCATCGGTGAGGAAGGAGAGGAGTACATCAAACCGGAAGAGGTTGCCTACGCCGAAAGCCTCGCCCCGAAGAGGCCCCCAGTAATGTGTCCGGGTTGCCCCCATCGCGGCTCGTACAGGGCTGCCCTCGATGCTCTAAGGGACCTCAAGCTCGGCCGCTACAAGGTTCCGATTCACGGCGACATAGGCTGCTACGCGCTCTCACTCCTCCCGCCTCTTGAGGCCATCTGGACCGAGTATGTTATGGGTGCGAGCATAAGCTTGGCGAATGGCCAGAGCGTCGTTATGGACAAGAAGATAATCGCCACAATCGGGGACTCCACATTCTTCCACAACGGAATCCAGCCGCTGATAGATGCCGTCTACAAGAATCTGAATGTTCTGGTAATGATACTCGACAACAGGACGACGGCGATGACAGGTCACCAGCCCCATCCTGGAACGGGCGGAAGCGAGACCGGAAGAAAGTTCAACGAGATCGACATAGAGGCCCTCGTGAAGGCCCTGGGAGTTAAGTACGTCAAGACCGTTGATCCCTATGACCTCAAGGCAACAAGGGAAGCGATAAAGGAAGCGATGCAAATTGAAGGACCGGCAGTGATAATAGCGAGGCGCGAGTGCGTTATCCCTGTTATAAGGCGTGGAGAAATTGGAGAGAAGCCGATAGTCATTGAGGACAAGTGTACCGGCTGCAAGGCCTGCATACTCCTGACCGGCTGCCCGGCACTCGTCTACGACCCGGAGACGAAGAAGGTCAGGATAGACGAGCTCCTCTGTACCGGCTGTGGGGTCTGCAACCAGACGTGTCCGTTTGACGCTATAAAGTTTCCAAGCGAGCTGAAGGAGGAGAACTAA
- a CDS encoding nucleotide pyrophosphohydrolase — MEFKELESLLVKFRDSRGWKRYHTPKNLAISAAVEMGELLEHFQWGSDTEILEAVKNPAKKEAVADEIIYLTPLAHELGIDPDEALVRKMRKNERKYPVGKDGA; from the coding sequence ATGGAGTTCAAGGAACTTGAATCCCTTCTGGTTAAGTTCAGGGATTCCCGTGGATGGAAGCGCTATCACACCCCGAAGAACCTCGCGATTTCCGCTGCCGTTGAGATGGGGGAACTGCTGGAGCACTTTCAGTGGGGAAGTGACACTGAGATACTGGAGGCTGTGAAGAACCCGGCCAAAAAGGAGGCCGTTGCCGACGAGATAATTTATCTCACCCCCCTAGCCCACGAGCTGGGGATAGACCCAGACGAAGCGCTAGTGAGGAAGATGAGGAAGAACGAGAGAAAGTACCCGGTGGGGAAGGATGGAGCTTAA
- a CDS encoding DUF2178 domain-containing protein yields the protein MKTKHWLGWAVIFAVLLVLFVEASNRSSVALAVGSLFLGAIIATAYERYLERIGEVIVDERVKVIEEKSYALTMRVLGFTIALTFVSTSIISQRDPFWKSASITSGLFLAIIALLPLFAKAHYEEVM from the coding sequence ATGAAGACAAAACACTGGCTCGGGTGGGCGGTAATATTTGCGGTTCTCCTTGTACTGTTCGTTGAAGCCTCCAACAGGAGCAGTGTGGCTCTTGCCGTTGGGAGTCTTTTCCTAGGAGCAATAATCGCCACGGCCTACGAACGCTACCTCGAAAGAATTGGAGAGGTAATCGTTGATGAGCGGGTTAAGGTGATTGAGGAGAAGAGCTACGCCCTGACCATGCGCGTCCTCGGCTTCACAATAGCCCTCACCTTCGTATCAACGAGCATAATCTCCCAGCGCGATCCCTTCTGGAAGAGCGCCTCCATCACGAGCGGGCTTTTTCTGGCAATCATCGCTCTGCTCCCGCTCTTCGCGAAGGCACACTACGAGGAGGTGATGTGA
- a CDS encoding DUF2178 domain-containing protein has product MTALYIAAGYRRNAGEDRDERTIRIDQAAAEKTILLIQTLVVVEILYVRFITGDRESPAYHALLLIALVATLGYLCVKYYYSRVM; this is encoded by the coding sequence TTGACTGCACTTTACATTGCCGCAGGCTACCGCAGGAACGCAGGTGAAGATAGGGACGAACGGACTATCAGAATTGACCAGGCTGCGGCTGAGAAGACGATCCTGCTCATTCAGACGCTTGTGGTGGTGGAAATACTCTACGTCCGCTTCATAACCGGAGACAGAGAGAGCCCGGCATACCATGCGCTCCTCTTAATCGCGCTTGTGGCAACACTTGGGTATCTCTGTGTGAAGTACTACTACTCAAGGGTGATGTGA
- a CDS encoding DUF2178 domain-containing protein, which produces MNELAIVVAVSIVGGVLPGVLMTRVMLREIGVPPDERALEIDKRTALKTLEAVTVVDVILRYYHWFITKKQRRQGHNDPDNLYDSILWHLDIQGVLRQEDVI; this is translated from the coding sequence GTGAACGAATTGGCCATTGTTGTGGCCGTCTCCATTGTCGGGGGTGTTCTTCCCGGAGTTTTGATGACAAGGGTTATGCTCAGAGAAATAGGGGTTCCTCCAGACGAGAGAGCGCTGGAAATCGATAAAAGGACGGCTCTTAAAACACTTGAGGCTGTTACGGTTGTGGACGTAATTTTGCGGTATTACCACTGGTTTATCACAAAAAAACAGCGCCGCCAGGGACACAACGACCCTGATAATCTTTATGACAGTATTCTTTGGCATCTGGATATTCAGGGCGTACTACGCCAGGAGGATGTGATATGA
- a CDS encoding helix-turn-helix transcriptional regulator encodes MKNRLRELREERGLTQEELAKALGVTRQTIIAIERGKYDPSLKLAFKIARFFGKSIEEVFIYEESG; translated from the coding sequence ATGAAGAACCGTCTCCGCGAGCTGAGGGAAGAAAGGGGTCTGACGCAGGAAGAGCTCGCAAAGGCCCTCGGAGTGACGAGACAGACAATAATAGCCATTGAGAGGGGAAAGTACGACCCCTCCCTTAAACTCGCCTTTAAGATAGCCCGATTTTTTGGGAAGTCAATCGAGGAGGTGTTCATATATGAAGAATCTGGTTGA
- a CDS encoding ABC transporter ATP-binding protein, with the protein MKNLVEVEGLEKDYGKVKALKGISFSIKEGEIFGLIGPNGAGKSTTLKILATLLRPTAGEARIAGYDVVEDADKVRELISYLPEEAGAYKNLTGMEYLRMMAGLYAKDEKKAKRMVEVGVEISGLGERLKDKVATYSKGMTRKLLLARALMVMPKLAILDEPASGLDIVNAYTIRKTIKAFAREKGVTFLVSSHNMLEVEYLCDRVAFINKGHIVESGTPAELKERYSAENLEEVFMRAIGVEIPEPVGGEGS; encoded by the coding sequence ATGAAGAATCTGGTTGAGGTGGAGGGCCTTGAGAAGGACTACGGGAAGGTCAAGGCCCTGAAGGGAATAAGCTTCTCCATCAAAGAGGGGGAAATCTTCGGTCTCATCGGCCCAAACGGGGCCGGGAAGAGCACCACACTCAAGATACTCGCCACGCTGCTCAGGCCCACCGCTGGAGAGGCCAGGATAGCAGGATACGACGTCGTTGAGGATGCGGACAAGGTCAGGGAACTGATAAGTTATCTCCCGGAGGAGGCCGGGGCCTACAAAAACCTGACTGGGATGGAGTACCTAAGGATGATGGCGGGGCTGTACGCGAAGGACGAGAAGAAGGCCAAGAGAATGGTGGAAGTCGGAGTTGAGATATCGGGCCTTGGAGAGAGGCTGAAGGACAAGGTTGCCACGTACTCAAAGGGAATGACGAGGAAACTACTCCTCGCGAGGGCGCTAATGGTGATGCCGAAGCTGGCCATACTGGACGAGCCCGCGAGCGGTCTGGACATAGTCAACGCGTACACGATAAGGAAGACGATAAAGGCCTTTGCAAGAGAGAAGGGCGTCACCTTCCTCGTCTCCAGCCACAACATGCTCGAGGTCGAGTACCTCTGCGACAGGGTGGCCTTCATCAATAAAGGACATATAGTTGAGTCGGGCACACCGGCGGAGCTGAAGGAGAGGTATTCCGCGGAGAACCTTGAGGAGGTCTTCATGAGGGCGATAGGGGTTGAGATTCCCGAGCCCGTCGGGGGTGAGGGCTCATGA
- a CDS encoding ABC transporter permease, with the protein MSDFWILARKEIMNLIRDKKLLFGLIIVPLILYPAMGKMMQVGIEKAQGETHVAIVSFDDGKYGMTLIKALNATPNVTVTLIQAGSIGEALQRASEQKQNVLVVIPRNFSASIEENERAEVEVYGIFNAIGSGIRESVSEGRINAVIDILSQELAKIKIEKAGFENPDAVLNPVGAVSKSVIKGRIVNVPPSVVSSVLASQSTSLPLIVFLMVTITAQMAAGAVAAEKENKTLETLLTLPVKRTTIVASKISGTAVMGLIAALAYMIGLKSYMGTFQSKAGVSLSELGLGMTPTGMLLFSLVVFLTIVFALSLAMVLAVFAEDVQSANTVVSSVILPLAFPAFLLMFVDLSQLPPAARYGLLAIPFTYPVAAYRYALTGAYGPLIISIAYLTAAAGLTLYLAARIFSSEKVLTAKISWGKKR; encoded by the coding sequence ATGAGCGACTTCTGGATACTAGCGAGAAAAGAGATAATGAACCTGATAAGGGACAAGAAGCTCCTCTTCGGCCTGATAATAGTCCCCCTCATCCTCTATCCTGCGATGGGGAAGATGATGCAGGTCGGGATTGAGAAGGCCCAGGGGGAGACGCACGTGGCCATCGTGAGCTTCGACGACGGAAAGTACGGAATGACCCTGATAAAGGCGCTGAACGCCACTCCGAACGTCACAGTCACGCTCATCCAGGCGGGTTCTATTGGGGAGGCCCTGCAACGTGCATCGGAGCAAAAACAGAACGTGCTTGTGGTAATCCCCCGGAACTTCAGCGCCAGCATAGAGGAAAATGAGAGGGCAGAGGTCGAAGTCTACGGTATATTCAACGCGATAGGCTCGGGAATCCGCGAGAGCGTCAGCGAGGGCAGGATTAATGCGGTCATCGATATCCTATCCCAGGAGCTGGCGAAGATAAAGATAGAGAAAGCTGGGTTTGAAAACCCGGACGCAGTTTTAAACCCCGTCGGAGCCGTCAGCAAGTCCGTGATAAAGGGTAGAATCGTCAACGTTCCCCCTTCAGTTGTCTCCTCTGTTTTAGCGTCACAGTCAACGAGCCTGCCCCTAATAGTGTTCCTCATGGTCACGATAACCGCCCAGATGGCGGCGGGGGCAGTGGCGGCCGAGAAGGAGAACAAGACCCTCGAGACCCTCCTGACTTTACCCGTCAAAAGGACCACGATAGTGGCGTCGAAGATAAGCGGAACGGCCGTTATGGGCCTTATCGCGGCCTTAGCTTACATGATAGGGCTGAAGAGCTACATGGGGACGTTCCAGTCGAAGGCAGGTGTGAGCCTGAGCGAGCTTGGCCTTGGGATGACTCCAACGGGAATGCTCCTCTTTTCCCTCGTGGTGTTCCTCACGATAGTCTTTGCCCTCAGCCTAGCGATGGTACTGGCGGTTTTCGCGGAGGACGTCCAGAGCGCAAACACCGTCGTCAGCTCGGTGATACTCCCCCTAGCCTTCCCGGCGTTCCTGCTGATGTTCGTCGACCTCAGTCAGCTGCCCCCCGCGGCACGCTACGGGCTCCTGGCGATACCGTTCACATACCCCGTTGCGGCATACCGCTACGCCCTGACGGGTGCGTACGGGCCATTGATTATCAGCATCGCGTATCTAACCGCCGCCGCCGGGCTGACGCTCTATCTGGCAGCGCGGATATTCTCAAGCGAGAAGGTTCTGACGGCAAAGATAAGCTGGGGAAAGAAGAGATAG
- a CDS encoding HD family hydrolase, giving the protein MSLLNLFFEAGNLKKLKRTGWLLRGVPVPESIADHSFRTALITMFLGDELRRKGVEVDVERAVKIALIHDLGEARITDIPLPSQRYFDKVEGERRAISEMLGENGMGEYAQLFDEYENESTPEGGLVRFADRLEMLIQAIEYEESGFRNLDEFWGALDSLRRSEFYPYFKDIVDDLEKRRKGKKVVTP; this is encoded by the coding sequence ATGTCCCTCCTGAACCTGTTTTTCGAGGCAGGAAACCTTAAAAAACTGAAGAGAACGGGCTGGCTCCTTCGCGGGGTACCCGTTCCGGAGAGCATAGCGGACCATTCGTTCAGGACGGCCCTGATAACGATGTTTCTTGGGGACGAGCTCAGGAGAAAGGGAGTTGAGGTAGACGTTGAGCGGGCCGTTAAGATAGCCCTCATTCACGACCTCGGTGAGGCCAGGATAACTGACATCCCGCTCCCCTCTCAGCGCTATTTTGACAAGGTTGAGGGGGAGAGAAGGGCCATCTCCGAAATGCTGGGGGAGAACGGAATGGGAGAATACGCCCAGCTCTTCGACGAGTATGAGAACGAATCCACGCCCGAAGGGGGCCTCGTCCGCTTTGCTGACAGGCTTGAGATGCTCATCCAGGCGATTGAATACGAGGAATCTGGCTTCAGGAACCTCGACGAGTTCTGGGGGGCGCTTGATAGCCTGAGGAGGAGCGAGTTTTATCCATATTTTAAGGACATCGTTGACGACCTGGAAAAAAGGAGAAAAGGAAAGAAGGTTGTAACCCCCTGA
- a CDS encoding GTP-binding protein yields the protein MSTRVKLGHHFYYTVTVEDLKSGRMRGKNVVLEGTVEDKPRIEFLPMELPGYRTVFSVAGIRIEFSGSPCLGKGDKVRVYGRFLAGDLIAMAIETEKALFIAEE from the coding sequence ATGTCCACGCGGGTTAAACTCGGCCACCATTTTTATTACACCGTAACGGTGGAGGACCTTAAGTCTGGCAGAATGCGCGGTAAAAACGTCGTTCTTGAGGGCACCGTCGAGGACAAGCCGAGGATTGAGTTCCTCCCGATGGAGCTCCCAGGTTACAGAACTGTTTTCTCAGTGGCGGGTATTCGTATAGAGTTTTCAGGCAGCCCCTGCCTGGGGAAGGGGGACAAAGTCAGGGTCTACGGCCGTTTTCTCGCTGGGGATTTAATAGCGATGGCGATAGAGACGGAGAAGGCCCTGTTCATTGCGGAGGAGTGA
- a CDS encoding Era-like GTP-binding protein: MIKVAIIGAENAGKSTLMNALIGGKISEVENLPGTTKGVIRRRFGTLKIPKSMKNPLGGADEFVLIDTAGLFDPQRELRGKVLSEDKFRRILDEITSADVIIHMVDATVGLHRGMEKLHHMLKFRYGKPIIVVINKIDLVPQERVEEIRKIIKKRLEQEAIPLSLVTYEGFNELIERLAYYAQYAD; this comes from the coding sequence GTGATAAAGGTTGCGATAATCGGGGCAGAGAACGCGGGCAAATCCACGCTCATGAACGCTCTAATCGGCGGAAAAATCAGCGAGGTTGAGAACCTCCCCGGAACGACTAAGGGGGTTATAAGGAGGCGCTTTGGAACGTTGAAGATACCGAAGAGCATGAAGAACCCGCTAGGGGGCGCGGACGAGTTCGTCCTAATAGACACCGCCGGCCTCTTCGACCCACAGAGGGAGCTCAGGGGTAAGGTGCTCAGCGAGGACAAGTTCAGGAGAATCCTCGACGAGATAACCTCCGCGGACGTTATCATCCACATGGTGGACGCGACCGTTGGACTGCACAGGGGCATGGAGAAGCTCCACCACATGCTGAAGTTCAGGTATGGGAAGCCGATTATAGTCGTGATAAACAAAATTGACCTCGTGCCGCAGGAGAGGGTGGAAGAAATCAGAAAAATCATAAAAAAGAGGCTGGAGCAGGAGGCGATACCGCTGTCGCTCGTCACTTATGAGGGCTTCAACGAGCTCATTGAGAGGCTTGCGTACTACGCCCAGTACGCCGACTGA
- a CDS encoding UPF0179 family protein: MVITLVGEKLAKPGLEFIYEGPAEPCKTCRLARVCVGNLEPGRRYRIVRVRNIEHSCPLHEGKVRVVEVVEPPIEVLVDPRIAIVGSKVTLKFVDCDDPSKEEVVRPAGLFEGDRVKVMEILEDVECGEKRYKLVRVEREK; this comes from the coding sequence ATGGTCATCACGCTGGTTGGAGAAAAGCTGGCAAAACCTGGGCTTGAGTTCATTTATGAGGGACCCGCCGAGCCATGTAAGACCTGCAGGCTTGCCAGGGTCTGCGTTGGAAACCTCGAACCCGGAAGGAGATACCGGATAGTTAGGGTCAGGAACATAGAGCACTCCTGCCCGCTTCACGAAGGAAAAGTCCGCGTCGTCGAGGTCGTTGAGCCCCCGATTGAAGTCCTCGTGGATCCAAGGATTGCGATAGTGGGCTCCAAGGTAACCCTGAAGTTCGTGGACTGCGACGATCCGTCCAAGGAGGAGGTGGTGAGGCCTGCTGGCCTCTTCGAAGGTGACCGCGTTAAGGTTATGGAGATACTTGAGGACGTGGAGTGTGGAGAAAAGAGGTACAAGCTCGTCAGGGTAGAGCGCGAAAAGTGA
- a CDS encoding NAD(P)-dependent glycerol-1-phosphate dehydrogenase codes for MHLMELPREVLLGENLTGEVVNVAERLRLGSKALILYGPRTKEIAGKAVEESLSERFEVEGVVVKAASMEEVGRVEGLAGEFGADWMVAVGGGSIIDVAKLASHRLGLPFISFPTTASHDGIASANASIKDLGVKTSVKARPPVAVVADVNVIRTAPYRYLAAGVGDIISNLTAVKDWQLAHRIRGEYYSEYAASLSLMSAKMVMKNADIIRLGNEESVRKVVKGLISSGVAMSIAGSSRPASGAEHLFSHALDQIAPKPALHGEQVGIGTIITAYLHGLKWERVRETLKRVGAPTNAYELGIEPETIIKALTIAHTIRPERYTILGREGLTWEAAEKAARITGVI; via the coding sequence GTGCATCTGATGGAGCTCCCCAGGGAAGTTCTGCTTGGAGAGAACCTAACGGGGGAAGTTGTCAACGTAGCCGAGAGGTTGAGGCTCGGTTCGAAGGCTCTCATTCTCTACGGCCCCCGGACGAAGGAGATAGCGGGTAAAGCTGTTGAGGAGTCCCTCTCAGAGAGGTTTGAGGTTGAAGGTGTGGTCGTCAAAGCTGCCAGTATGGAGGAAGTGGGGCGCGTTGAAGGGTTGGCAGGTGAGTTTGGAGCCGACTGGATGGTGGCGGTTGGTGGGGGAAGTATAATAGACGTCGCCAAGCTTGCATCGCATCGCCTCGGTCTTCCCTTCATTAGTTTTCCGACGACAGCATCGCACGACGGCATAGCGAGCGCCAACGCGTCTATAAAGGATTTGGGGGTCAAAACCTCCGTCAAGGCCAGACCTCCGGTGGCCGTTGTTGCGGATGTTAACGTTATAAGAACCGCCCCCTACCGCTACCTCGCCGCGGGAGTAGGAGACATAATAAGCAACCTCACGGCAGTTAAGGACTGGCAGCTCGCCCACAGGATAAGGGGGGAGTACTACAGCGAGTACGCGGCTTCCCTCTCCCTCATGAGCGCCAAGATGGTTATGAAGAACGCGGACATCATAAGGCTCGGCAATGAGGAGAGCGTGAGGAAGGTCGTCAAGGGCCTTATATCGAGCGGCGTTGCCATGAGCATAGCCGGCTCTTCCAGGCCTGCGAGCGGCGCGGAGCATCTCTTCAGCCACGCCCTCGACCAGATAGCCCCGAAACCTGCCCTCCACGGCGAACAGGTTGGAATTGGGACGATAATAACGGCCTATCTCCACGGCCTGAAATGGGAGCGGGTTAGGGAAACCTTAAAGAGGGTGGGCGCACCAACTAACGCATACGAACTTGGAATCGAACCCGAGACAATAATCAAGGCCCTCACCATAGCCCACACAATTAGGCCGGAGCGCTATACGATACTCGGGCGCGAAGGCCTCACCTGGGAAGCGGCCGAGAAGGCCGCCAGGATAACAGGGGTCATCTGA